The following nucleotide sequence is from Falco naumanni isolate bFalNau1 chromosome 6, bFalNau1.pat, whole genome shotgun sequence.
GGTTTCTTATGAGTAGTAGGTACTGTACAAAGATAAAGATGAAGTATGTTCTAAgaacaaatggagaaaaacaacaAGTGAGAGGACAGAAGTACAGGGAAAAGTTAAACCTGCTATTTTACTGCTATATCCATAGATCATAGACGAGCCCCATAATTCTTAGTGAGGATGTGGTATTGTGGTACTTCTCAGTTATGAAAACAGTAAAGGTCTTAAGGGATTGGATTCAGTCCtagaaaattataatttctgAATTACTCTCTTCCTGATTGATAGGGCCACCTCGTGAGAACTAGTCGTTCTTCAAATGCCAAAGCAGTGGATATTCAAGAGCATACTCCCAGCTGTCAGCTCTAACCTGGAACAGCAGCTTCATATGGAGGATAGAGTAGTCTGGGATTCAGCCATATGAAAGGGAAAACTATGTTAGAAGCCCTAGTTTAATAGTTTTTGTCTCTCGTTGCTTTCCTTTTCCGTGAAAGAGAAAGCCAGTCTTGTTGGGACACTGCCTAAAGGAGCACAGTGTTCATTGTGAGCCAAGGGGAAGCAGGAGGTTGGTGATGGGTGAGGTCAGAGATTCTGTTTCTGCTGGTGGACATCTCTAGGTttatctcttcctcttcccGTTTCTTTCTTGTGGGACAGCAAGTTAAGCGGGACTGGTGTCTTTGGAGTTTTACTTCAAGTGGAGCAAAACAATTTCCTGTGTGATACCAGGTGACAGTAGAGGCTCCTCCCCTTGTTGCTTCCTATAGCAGGGATTGACTATGCTGGAGACAGTCGGGAAGTTTCTAGGGATGGTAATCATATCCTGTGCACCCGAGGGGGCTGGCTACTGGTGTCAGAAGTGTTTAGGCATCTGCCAATCACTGCTTTAGAAATGAACGTGAGCATCATTTACTGTGCTTCCCTAGCGAGTGATCATCTGGTTACAGAATGAAAgcttgaaagagaaagcagagtcAAAATAAGATTCAGTGTCTTTTCGGAGTTGGGAAGATAATTTGGGGAGGTGATTCTTGTTCTGCATAATTCTAATTATATTAACACAATATTGCAGgaactgtatttaaataattcctttttgtCACTTGTTTTCATTAGGAGGATAATGGCATCCCAGTGTATCTTAAAGGTGGTGTAATGGATTCTCTGTTGTATAGGCTCACCATGGGTCTTACAGCTTTTGGTAAGGCTAGTATTAAAATACTTACAGTTTGATACAATTTCCCGTTTGCTaatgttaaaatacttttcctttggTACAATTTCCAATATGAGTGGTGTTTCCTTTGTAAATTAGTCACACAGTTTGTTCAGTCTGTTCTTCAGAACATGCAAAATGCATGTGGAAAGGGGAAATTTATTTGTGCCTTCtcaaatgcagcttttcagatggcttttttccccctgattaATGGTACTATGGGCTGAATACTCCTTCAGAATTCATGTACAATGTTAGAGAAAACTAGAACTACTTACAAAGCTTATTCTGGAAAGGAGTAAACTGAAATTATAGCACATATGTATACCATTTTTGTCACTAGTCTGACTTTTTAGTGCTAGGTGATAATGTACTGAGGTTTCACATGTGGTGAAAAGTAGCAGAATATATCCAAGCTTCATGATACTGTATATATTTAACCTTTTTGTTGCttgtttcataattttttaatagtctCTAATTTAAATATGTTGATCTCATAAGAATAAATAGCCATTACTTTATGATCATCTGTGTAGGTTCCACAAACAtgtctctctccttccctccccacccccctctttatttttatgcagtCTATGGAGAGGtattgaaggattttttttctctaaaatagaaattgccaaaaaacccacaccaaaaatCATTTAGAGGTGGCTATGGAAATGTGTTGTGTCTGAATTGCAGCTGCTTGTTGTCAGTGTTTCTTCTGGAACAAactgggaaaggaaagctgACTTGAAATGAACTCTTATTTACcattctgaaaatgtattttctgtctcttaatTCAGGCACGGCTTATGTTGTTTACGAGCTGCTTGTTGCTTCAATGCCCAAGAAGCAGAAATGATTCCAGTTCTTGATGCCTCAGTGACCAGCATCTCTTCGTCCAATTCCATGCGACTATGGTGGCAGCTTATCCTTGTTGTAAGCAGCTGGCTTAATGCTTGGAATCataatttaattgcaaaatattaaCTGCAATCAATAAAGCAGTTTCTATGTTGTGTTGTGGTGGTCTGGACTATATCGTGTTTTCCTGTGTGCGAGCATCTTCAGCCATAGGCTTCCAGGCTGGTGAagagggctttaaactaaagTTGCCGGAGGAGGGGAACCTCAGTCCTTCCCCCTCCTACCAGTTTGATGCCAGTGCCACCAACAGATGCCCGGAGCGGGATCACGGGTcggcaggagagcagcacaaAGCAATTCCAGCCGCTGCAGCCAGGTCAGCTTCATGGGGGCCCAACTTAAATCCCTTTAGGTGAATGCACACAGCACGGGGAGTAAACAAAAGGAGTTAGGGGCGTGTGCACACCTGCAGGGCTCTGATCTTACTTTCCTTACAGAGATGTGGTGGGATGGCTCTTACGACTGGAGTTTGGCATGGAAAGATAGGGGCTCTTTAGGAAGTatgggcaggggagaggaggaggaggaggaggaggtgtttCACTCCGTTGGTGACCAGCTGGAGTTTACAGAGCTCCGCatggggatggatgaggagctggCTGAGAGTTTATGGATCAAgattaaagggagggcagggacaggtggcATCATAGTGGGTCACTAAGCATCACATTTGAGGAGTCgtggcagtctggtgaagttcccactgactggaaaaggggaaacataactcccatttttaaaaagcaagaccTGCAGTgacaggccagtcagtctcacttGCATGCCCAGCAAGACCATGGAGCAGATCCTTCATGCTAAGGCACCTGGAgaataaggaggtgattggtgacagccatcatggcttcactaaggggaaattgtgcctgacaaatctggtggACACCTATGATGGGGTTACAGCATTGATGGATGAGGAAAGGGCAACCAATGTCATCTACCTGgtcttgtgcaaagcatttgacattGTTCCACACAACATCCCTGTCTCTAAACTGAacagacatggatttgatggatggaccacttggtggataaggaattggctggatggtcacactcaaagagttgtggtccATGTCTCAGTGTCCAGGGCAgacaagtggtgttcctcaggggttgTACTGGGACGGGTGCTGTTTAGCATCTTTGTTGGCagcatggacagtgggattggGTGCACCCACAGCCAGTTTGCCGACAGCACCAAGCTGTGTGATGTGGTCAAGAtgctggagggaaaggatgccatccagagggaccttgacagggTGGccctgtgcaaacctcatgaagtccaaccaggccaagtgcaaggtcctgcacgtggatcggggcaatcccaagcacagatACAGGCTGGGTGGTGAATGGATTGACACCAGCCCcgaggagaaggacttgggggtactggtgggcGAAGaactgaatatgagccagcaacGTGTGCTTGCAGCCACAAcgccaaccatatcctgggctgtgtcaaaagaagcatggccagcaggctTGTCCCCCTCTAACAGAGATTTTGATGAGCTGTCATagagaccccacctggagtactacATTGAGTTCTggagcccccaacataagaaggacatggacctgttggagcgagtccagaggagggccacaaagatgatcagagggctggagcatctattctatgaagacaggctgagagctggggttgttcagcctggagaagagaaggctccaaggaCACCTTATAGCAGCTGTCCAGTACCTCACGGGGGCctacaaggaagctggagagggacttttacaagggcatgtagtgacaggacaggggggaatggcttaaagctgaaagagggtagacttAGATCAGAGATTAGGGAGAAATTGTTTaccgtgagggtggtgaggcactggagcaggttgcccagggaagctctggatgccccatccctgggagtgctcaaggccaggctggatggggcttggagcaacctggtctggtgggaggtgtccctgcccatggcagggggttggaactagatgatttttaaggtccctttcaacccaaaccattccatgataCTACACTAGAGTGCTTTTTACTTTCAGTAAATTTATGCTGGGTTGATCAATATGCTGATCTTTGACTTGAAAGCCTCTTCTCTTTTATGTGATTTATGTTAGTGCTTTAGAGGTGAGTTAAATGCCCTAAAGCACTGCGAGAAAGTAGTATCTTGTCTATTATAGGAATTTCCTCTTCTTGCTTTAGTagagcaaattaattttataataaatgcTTAGGATTGGATTATCCTGTGTGGAAATAAATGTTGAGTACTTGATGATTATGCTGTATCCTTGCAGTGGACTGCTGGAAGTTGACTGTAATATGTCTAGAAATAGAGGAATCTGATTCCTGATCACCCTCCAAAGGTGATAGTTTTTACTGTAGAGATAATAACACTGTCCTCTGCAGCATAACACTGTCCTCTGCAGCTTCAGGGGCTTAGAAGTAGTTTCAGTTAAACTCAACACCTTCATctaacaagttatttttttcagtggtttttctGTGGTACGACTTAGTCAGGCATTGTATTTCCTGAAAGAATGAAGATTTCTAAGCATGCAAATACGATTAGCAAGTGAACACGTATTTATCTTGCTACCCATGAAATCAAGATTTATATGTTAATCGTAATTAAGACTTGGTAATCTTCCAACATTGCCTCATGTTTCAGGTGGCTAAAGCCGGCTTGCTCTCAGTCATTAGGGTAAATAAAGCAATTCCTTCTTTaggataaaataataatttaaaaaaattttagaGAACTTGGGGGTGTTCTAGAGCAGATAATGAAGTGAAGAAGGGGCACAGTAAGTGTTAATACTAGCTGCACTAGTGCAGTGCTAGAATTTTTCTACTGATTGAAAAGGTTTACAGTGATTGTTAATTAGATACTCTGGCAGTTGACTGCTAATTTGATCTAGGCTGAATGGGACCCTGTTAAGCTAGAAATACTGAAGATATTGAAGGCAGCGCTTATAAAAGTTAATTCTTTTATTAGAAGTGCTAAAAGTTAATTAAATTCTTATTGATAATTCTTGTCAGTTTCTAATGCTCTTTTGGAAGACTTTCTCCAGTGCTATCTGTAACTTTGGGGATAGGCTAAATGTTTAGAGAGGCCACCTTCTGTCTATGAATTGTACTCTTCAGTAGCTTAAGAGCAGGACTGGCACATGTCTGTAGGGCAGGAGCAGGTCTAGTTCATAAGTACATACCGGGTTACGTGGATTAGGTTTCAAACAATTGTAGCATAATTcaggttgggagggacctctgAAGGTCAACTGGTCCAATCTTCTGCTTAGAGCAGTGCCACTTCAGAGATACATTGGGTTGCCCAGGGCCTTGAACAGTCCCACAGGGAGCGTCTCCAGGGATGCCATCTCCTGATACACCAGAAAAGTCTGTGCTACCATTCAGTGACACCTGGATGAGCTAGAGAGTTGAGTGGAGACGAgactcatgaagttcaacaaaggcaagtgtaaggtcctgcacctggggagggacaaccccatgcaccagcacaggccaggggtgacctgctggaaggcagctctgcggagaagggcctgggggttctgggggacagcaagctgcccacgagccagctgtgtgtcccggtggccaagaaggcccatgggaccctggggggcattaggagcAGCGTGCCAtcaggtcgagggaggtgatccccCCCCtcactctgccctggtgaggccacacctggagtgctgtgtccagttctgggctccccagttcaagggagacagggaactgctggagagggcccagcagGGGGCTATGAGGAtgctgaggggactggagcatctccctgctgaggaaaggctgagagagccggggctgtgtagcctggagaagactgaggggATCTTGTCAATGTCTACAGATACCTTAAGGGTGAAttcaagaggacggggccaggctccattcagtggtgcccagtgacagaacaagggtCAATGGGAAccaactgcaacacaagaagttccatctgaacatgaggaaaaagttctttactttgaaggtgacagagcactggaacaggctgcccagagagggtATGGGGTCTCCttcaaaacattcaaaacctgcaTGGAAGCAATTTTGTGCATCCTGCTCTAGGCaaacctgctctagcagggggtgggactagaagatctccagaggtcccttccaaccctgaccattccGTGACCCTGTGACAGAGATTCTACAGcctctgtgcaacctgctccagggtTTCATCGTCCTTTCTCTGAagagtgtttctttttctgggatACAGGAGTACATGTGTTTAAAGGATGGTTGTTAACATTGCTGTAAACACAGCTAAAGGAAGCCACAATTGCACTTGAGTATCTCCACCTAGAGAAATCACGAATTTCACAGACTTAAAGCGGTAAGCAGGTATCTTTCAATGTCTTTTGTCCAGACCTTTCACAGAACGTGAGGCAGGAGCTGTAGGCATGGCTGAGTTTTAGGTTGTTGCTACTCGTTTGTGTTAGGCTGTCAGTAGCTGCTGCTTCTAAAGGTGTGCTTTCTGGGAGAGCTGTCAGTTCTGCTCCAATGTCATTTCTACTGGGTCACTCCGAACTTTCTGGCAGCAGTTTGAACTATGTGCCTGAAGTCAGGTTATGTGGCTTAGCAACAACATAGTGGAGGAGTGCTCGCCTGCTCTGTTTCAACAGCAGAACTGTATGGAAGCAGTCTGTATACGCAGAAACGCAACAAAGTGCTGATAAAGGTAATGCTTTGATCATGATCCTTTCCAAAGTCCTTTTTCAGTGGCTGAGGTGGTATTTATCAGCTTGCTGTGACACCGACAACCACAAATGCAAATGGAGATCTAGCGTTGtctttggaggagaaaaaattgATTGTGCCATTGGGCAGGGATACCCAGTAATAACTATTAGCTGCTATCATGTATTTAGGAACAAACCTTATATCTGAAGTAGCTCGTGCTGTCAGTGAAAATGCCTGCTCTGTGAAAACTGCTTCTGGGAAGCATCATTAAGTTGGTGAGTATGAGAATCACTTGTAAGCTACCCTGATGCCTCTTACTAGCTTGACTTAAAATTACTGGGGAAGAACATATGTGGGAATCAGTGGCAGCTGTGCATCCCTGGTTAGGTTTTATGTTCCTAACAATTTGTGCCTTTGCAGCCTTTCTGTCAAGTTGCTGCTTGTGGGTTATTACGCTGAAATTCTGGTGTTGACTCTCTAACAAAtagcttgtaaaaaaaaaaaaaattccatcaaAACaatccttttgtttctcttctcatGGAAACAGTGGGTTTTCCAGAATGCGAAAATGAGCACAAAAATCTAGTTTCCTGTTACGGTACTATTTTGGGCCTCTCATGgattaaattcagaatttttcattgCTGTCCTGGACAACCAGAATGTGCTTGTTAAACCTGAGGCAAAATGGAAGAGAAGGGCCAGTGTATTCAGAACTCTCTAGCAAACCCACAAATCTCAAAAAAGGAGAGTGGGGAAATCCCCCTTGATGGTAGCCTCTCTGCATAGCTGGGTTTGGCCAACTGCATGACTAAAAGAGCAAGAACTGCCTGTATGGATGCCTCAGAAGAAGGTTTGGGAAATTGGATTCAGCTTATCTTGAGAGGAACATTGATGCCTACAAGGAAGAGATACCTCACAGCACAGTGAATTATACTTCACAGCATGTGAAGGAATCAGCCTGCTCTCTGCGACACTGGTAAGGCTTCTGCTGCCGTCACATGCCCAGGGTTACTGCCAAGATGTGGACTAAGCGGTGGGCATCTGGAAGGCAGCATAGGGAAAGATCAAAATCTTTAAGAAACCCATGTCCTTTCCCACCTGTGGGAATTATGAAGAATGTTGAAAGAAGGACAATTGTTTAAATAGTCGGAATTGTAAAAATCCTGTGATGACCTAGGCGGTAGATGTGCATTTCTGTGTGTGACTGAAGCAGAACATGCACCTCAGATTCCGCTGTCTCAGGAATGGTGGCAGCTCACGAgttgtgctgcaggcagcatccCTGGTGGGAGGGCGTATGGAGTAAATGCAAGCTAGAAAAAAGATCTCCATACCACGAAGCGATCAGTATTCATAGACAGAGCTTTGAAATGTTACTTAAATGAAtaacaaatgacaaaaaattgTCCTGGCAGAGGTGGGTCTAGTAGCCCCAAAGCACGTCCCTGGAGCCTGCAGATGGAGGTGGGCAGGGGAGCCATGGGCACCGCCAAGattctttctgctgcaggagcaggaggagggggaaagcaaACAAGACCCAgtcagctgctcagcaccattTTGTGGGACCACATTACAGAGCTAACAGGGCAATTCCCACCCGCTGTTCAGTCTGTATGTGTAATTTGTTGCAGCCACGTCCACACCACAAGCTGCCAGAAGGTGTAAATGAGGTACCTGTACTGCCTATACTTTCTTTCCCtaggaaaatgcaaaaagagaGCTATGCATTCTAGGGctaaaatgaatggaaaatgtTTGGAAGTATCTGAAGATCTTACCTTCAGCCTTCCAATGGGTATTTTatgagcagaagaaaataaaataaacaacatcTATTGCTCCTTGttaatgtggaaaaaattataaatgtgaaaaaataaaatggtcaGTAATAAGAAGTCATGGACTGCTAGCAGGTAACACTCAAACGATGTGTTTTTCTTGTCTGATCTTATTACTGTAGTGCTTAATTACCATCCTTAAATCAGGACTCTCTGGACTTAGCTATTATACTGACGTACAATATTGCTACCTTACTGCAGTCCTACTTTTGTGTTTAGGCAATACACATTGTACCTTTCCCCAAAAGAGATTTCATGtaaactttattttctatttcaagttcatgtaaaaagtatttttcagttacttAGAATATTAGAAACGGtaactatgatttttttatattttgctgtAAAGAATGGGAAATCCTCCTGGCTTCCACTGAGCTGGATTGTTCTAAATGTCACCCCAAAACTATGGGGGACATTTTCTGCTAGATAGGCAATGAGTCCTCCACCTCTTCCAGTTCCCTTGCCACcctatttttcattattcaagTTTTTAAGCTTCCATGGTTTTAAGGTTAACAAAGGAAGCTTAGTAGTGTGCCAACTGtggcagaataaaaaatattgttcatgCTACTGTAAGATAAATGACTGTTCAAACAATAATCGGACAgatgaaacagatgaaaatcaAATCCTCAGTATTGCAGTTCTAGGTTACGCAACCAATTCTGAGACTCCAGATGTACAGACCATGTTTTACTTTCTCCATTGGGAAGGTAGCTCAGAACTCTTAGAACTGTGCCCTGGGCTACATTTTCTTGGCTGCTGAATATATATACAGACCCAATTAGCCTGACGCAAAAAATTCCCCAGCACGTCTGAAGACTAATAGTACACAATATCACAGCATTGGCTTCCTAAAAGACACCATGAAAAAAGTTCAGAAACTCTCagaggtaaaaagaaaacactagaGATGTCTCTAAGTGTATGAACTtgtctgtacttttttttctctttcctgataCCAGAGAAAAATGCCACTTTTCTAATGTTGCTCACCTTGGCTATCACTGCCCTGAACTGTGAGAAAGCAtgatgagggtttttttttgtgcataTTTTGTATTAAGCTGACCTTCCTTACTCTCCCATTGTTTCCTAGTTCTGTTGATATATCAAAGAACTGGAGGCTGACCTTCATAGTTGCTGGAGTGAATCAGATTTTCAAAGACAAGATCAATCTGATCAACCTGACTTGACCCTAAATAAGGTATTTAGGGGATAAGTCAGAACCAACGTATGTTTTCATGTGCATGCTTGTGTGATTATTTTGATAAAGAAGTTCCTTTTAATAATAACACCACCTTCTCTAGCTGAACTTGCCTGAGCCTTTCCACTTATTTTTTCAGTACTCAGTCaattctgctgtaaaaataatggCTTGTACAGAAACGCAATCTGAGGATAATCTCTTGGCTGTACTGTACTTTTTCTAATGTGAGTATTCAAGACTTTGAACTCAGTTGGTAGTGTACACAGTTTGTGATATATGTTTTGGTCTTAGTATTCCTCAAGAATTGTTATTATTCACAGGTTTTCTGTTAGACTGACTGCTAACAGGCTGCCCTGAAACACATGTAGAGCTAAAGCACACTCACATCTATTTTCTCAAAAAGATATGTCCTCACAAAAAAAGGGTAATTGGCTGGGATTTCTGTTTATGAATGTTGTGACAAAGCAAATTCACGTGCAGGAGCTAGGGAGGTATTGAGAGAAGGATGTTGTCCCACTGAGTCCCCAGTCAGGCAGTCCTGGTTTTAGCTCCTCGGGGAATACCAGTATCTGTATACAGTTAGCTGACAAAATACTCACTCCCGTTGCATATAGCCTGCTATGTCATAGAGAAAACTGCCAAAGAGGGATGAATTTGTCCTTTGCTGATGTGTTttgggataattttttttttttttttttttttttttttttttttttgtttccaatcCAACAATCTGAACTTCATGAAATGTAATgatctttcctctcctctgtcTGATTTATGTGGTgcatgtgattattttttcttctccctcctgaatattttgttttattgttatGCTACCAGCTTTGGTATTTTCATTGGTGAAACTGTCTGTCTTGTTGGGTCTTTGCTGGCTGCAGAAAAGGTAGGATGCTGTCTGGTGGGCGTGGAAATAACTTGGAAAGGGATGATCAGGTAAGATCCAGTAAGATCTAAGCTTTATATATATCAGAACATGGAAGGAGGTACAATAGAAAAGATCACAGGAGGCCTGGAGGTTTAGAGCTACTTAAATTAAGGCTTCCTAAACAGAACCGTTACAAACCAAGTATGAAATTAACAAGGTCACAGTGTTGctttaaaagcatattgcagcataggtgctgcttttccttcGTGAGCAACACACATTTGATTGCTAACAGAGGTGTAAAATAAGAGAGTAGTGTGTCTTGTGGTATGACCGTCTAATAAAATGGTATCCTTACCATTTGAGGTGTATTGAGTA
It contains:
- the LOC121090555 gene encoding cytochrome c oxidase subunit 7A2, mitochondrial — encoded protein: MWRNLLGLRQISQRTISTASRRQLGNRVPEKQKLFQEDNGIPVYLKGGVMDSLLYRLTMGLTAFGTAYVVYELLVASMPKKQK